The Bacillota bacterium sequence CAAGATAGAGAACCGGATAGCCGTTTTCGTGCTGCTTGTCCTGGTGGGCTTTGCCTTGCTGGCGGGACGCATGGCCCAGCTCCAGCTGGTGCAGGGCGCTGAGTACAACCGCTTGGCTGATGGAAACCGCCGGAGGATCGAGCTCCTCCGGGCTCCCAGAGGGATCATCTTTGACAGGGAGGGCAGGGTGCTGGCAACGAACCGGCCAGCCTTCACTGTCTCCCTGGTGCGCATGGGAGCCTCCTCTCCCGACCCCGAGGTGCTCCGCAGGCTTGCCTCCATACTGGACATCGCTCCAAGCGAAATGGAGGAAAGGGTAACCCGGGGCGCCAGTGTTCCCCTCTACCAGCCGCTGCGCATCAAGAGGGATGTGAGCCCCGAGGTATACACCATCATCGATGAGAATTCCCACGAGCTCCCCGGGGTTATCCTTGAGGTTGAGCCCATGAGGGAGTATCCCTTCCACAACCTTGCCTCGCATGTGCTGGGCTACCTCAGGGAGATCGACGATGTGGAGCTGGCACGCCTGTCCGAACAGGGGTACCGCATGGGGGACATGGTAGGCAAGGCAGGTGTCGAGGCCCTTTACGACTTGGAGCTCCACGGTACCCACGGCGGGCGCCAGGTAGAGGTGGATGCCCGCGGCCGGCGCATCAAGACCCTCCCTAGGCAGGTGGACCCTGTGCCCGGGAACAGCCTGGTGCTAACCATCGACGCCCATCTCCAGGATGTGGCGGAAAAGGCACTTCTGGAGCAGATGAAGATCCTGCGGGAGGACCCCTTGATGCCCCAGGAACGGGTTGGAGCCGGGGCCGCTGTGGTGCTGGACGTTAAGACCGGAGAGGTGCTGGCCATGGCCTCCATCCCCGACTACGATCCCAACCTCTTCGCGGGGGAGATCAGCCTGGAGGCTTGGCTAACCCTGGAGCAGAACCCCCTGTTTCCCTTCAGCAACCGAGCCATAACGGCCGAGTACGCCCCTGGCTCCACCTTCAAGATGGTTACGGCCATAGCTGCCCTGGAGACTGGCAGGATCCACCCAAGAGAGACCTTCTACGACCCGGGGGTCTACTGGAGGGTCATGCCCAAGACGTGCTGGGAAAGAAGGGGTCACGGCACGCTCAGCCTTGAGCAGGCCATAGCCCAGTCGTGCAACGTGGCCTTTTATGAGATAGGCTACCGCACCGGGATAGATAGCATTGCCCGGTATGCCGCCAAGCTCGGTCTTGGCGAGCCCACCGGGATCCAGTTTGTGCCCAGGGAGAACCTGGGCCTGGTTCCCAGTACCGCCTGGAAGAAGCAGGCCTTTGAAGAGGGACTCCCCGGTATAAGAGACCCACGCTGGTATGACGCAGAGACCCTGGATGCATCCATAGGCCAGGGGTTCCACCGCTACACGCCGCTTCAAATGGCGGTGTACGCTTCGGCCTTGGCCACCGGCCAGCGCCTGCAGCCCCAGGTTGTCAAGGAGGTGCTCGACCCGGGCGGGACACCGGTGCGGCAGCTGGAACCCAAGGTAGTGGGTACCGTTGGGGTGGCCAGCGCTCATCTTGACGCCATCCGAAACGGGATGCTCAAGGTCACCCAGCCGGGCGGCACGGCAGGGCATCTCTTTACGGACCTTCCCATAGCGGTGGCAGGCAAAACAGGGACCGTGGAGATGGATGCCAGGCTCGGCCGGGACGACCACGGCTGGTTCGTTGGATACGCACCCTTCGCTGATCCCCAGGTAGCCGTGGCTGTCATTGTGGAAGAGGGGGGCGGCGGCTCTAGGGCCGCGGCACCCGTGGCAAAGAAGATACTCCAGGCCTACTTCGGTTTTCCCGTAGAGATCCCCGCCAGGGAGGAACTGGAAGGATCTTGAAGAATACCTCCCAGGAGGCCGCCCTGAGGAGGGGTTCCATGGCGGAACGGATCACCCTAAGAAGCACCAAGGCTGGGCTCCTGGTGGTCCTTGACGATGAAGGAGACTTCCTCCACATCCGTGCCCTGCTGGACGAGAGGCTTCAGGCCTCAGGGGACCTCTTCTCCGGGCTTGATGTTACGGTTGACCTCGGCGATAGGAGGATCCTGCCTCGTGAACTCAAGGCCCTGGAGGATCTGGTCTCAAGCCATGGAGGTATGAGGCTGGTCAGGGTGGTTCATGGTGGGCAGAGGTCCCGGGCCGAGGAGGGCAAGGGGACTACCCTCCTACGCTCCGGGCCTGTGAAGGCCTTCGCCGAAGACGGCCCCTCGCTGCCAGGGGGCAGGGATCTTCCCACCCTTCTGGTTAGGGGTACGGTGCGCTCGGGGCAGGAGGTCAGGAACGAGGGCAATGTGGTCATCGTCGGGGATGTGAACCCTGGCGCGGAGGTCATTGCCACCGGCGACATCGTGGTGCTGGGAAGCCTCAGGGGAGTGGCCCACGCAGGGGCGTCAGGGGACGCCACCTCCATAGTGGCGGCGGTGAGCCTGAGGCCCATCCAGCTCAGGATTGCTGAGCATGTAGGACGGCCCCCTGACGGAGAGGACCTGCCCTCCGGACCTGAACTGGCCAGGGTGCAAGATGGCCGCATAGTGGTGGAGAACTACAGTGGCGCGAGCAGAGGAGGGGATGGCGTATGGGGCAGACCGTGGTGATCACCTCGGGAAAGGGTGGTGTTGGCAAGACCACTGCCTGCGCCAACCTGGGCATGGCAGTGGCGGTGCTGGGCAAGAGCGTGGTGCTGGTGGATGCGGACATTGGCCTGAGGAACCTGGATGTGGTCATGGGATTGGAAAATCGCATCGTATATGATCTGGTGGACGTGGTTGAGGGCTACTGCCGTACTCGCCAGGCCTTGATAAAGGACAAGAGGGTTGAGGATCTCTACCTGCTCCCAGCTGCCCAGACCCGTGACAAGACCGCAGTGAGTCCCAGCCAGATGAAGAGCCTCACGGATGAGCTGAAGGAGGAGTTCGACTACGTCCTGGTGGATTGCCCCGCAGGCATAGAGCAAGGCTTTCGAAATGCCATTGCCGGGGCGGACCTGGCCATCATCATCACCACGCCTGAGGTTGCCGCAGTCAGGGACGCGGACCGTGTCATCGGGCTCCTGGAGGCCCAGGAGATATACCCCCCAAAGCTGGTGGTCAACCGGATCAGACCGCTGATGGTTAAGCGCGGGGACATGATGGACATCGAGGACATCCTGGATATCCTGGCCATAGACCTCCTTGGCGTGGTACCGGAAGACGAGTCCATCATCGTCTCGACAAACCGGGGTGAGCCCGCGGTGCTCCAGAACGGCTCCAAGGCGGGACAGGCCTTCCGGAACGTGGCCCGGAGACTCAATGGAGAAAACGTGCCCTGCATGCCCCTGGCGACCCCTGCGGGCCTCCTGGGACGCCTCAGGAAACTGGTGGGCTTTGAACCAGGGGGGTGCTAGAATGGAAATCTTCAGCCGGCTGTTTGGGCACCGGGAGGGCCAGGAGTCCAAGAGTGTAGCCAAGGAAAGGCTCCGGCTGGTGCTGGTGCACGACAGGGCCAAGGTAGCCCCCCAGATCATGGAGATGCTCAAGGAGGACATCGTCCAGGCGATATCCCGGTATATGGACATAGACGAAAAGGGTATGGAAATCAACATCGACCGCGGGGATAGCCAAGTGGCCCTCTCCGCGAACATCCCCATTGTCCGGGTGAAAAGAGGCTACCTAACGGGGGAAATGAGGTAGAGTTTGTGGAGACCAAGAGACGGCTGCAAAGGATTG is a genomic window containing:
- the mrdA gene encoding penicillin-binding protein 2, encoding MSQGKIENRIAVFVLLVLVGFALLAGRMAQLQLVQGAEYNRLADGNRRRIELLRAPRGIIFDREGRVLATNRPAFTVSLVRMGASSPDPEVLRRLASILDIAPSEMEERVTRGASVPLYQPLRIKRDVSPEVYTIIDENSHELPGVILEVEPMREYPFHNLASHVLGYLREIDDVELARLSEQGYRMGDMVGKAGVEALYDLELHGTHGGRQVEVDARGRRIKTLPRQVDPVPGNSLVLTIDAHLQDVAEKALLEQMKILREDPLMPQERVGAGAAVVLDVKTGEVLAMASIPDYDPNLFAGEISLEAWLTLEQNPLFPFSNRAITAEYAPGSTFKMVTAIAALETGRIHPRETFYDPGVYWRVMPKTCWERRGHGTLSLEQAIAQSCNVAFYEIGYRTGIDSIARYAAKLGLGEPTGIQFVPRENLGLVPSTAWKKQAFEEGLPGIRDPRWYDAETLDASIGQGFHRYTPLQMAVYASALATGQRLQPQVVKEVLDPGGTPVRQLEPKVVGTVGVASAHLDAIRNGMLKVTQPGGTAGHLFTDLPIAVAGKTGTVEMDARLGRDDHGWFVGYAPFADPQVAVAVIVEEGGGGSRAAAPVAKKILQAYFGFPVEIPAREELEGS
- the minD gene encoding septum site-determining protein MinD; the encoded protein is MGQTVVITSGKGGVGKTTACANLGMAVAVLGKSVVLVDADIGLRNLDVVMGLENRIVYDLVDVVEGYCRTRQALIKDKRVEDLYLLPAAQTRDKTAVSPSQMKSLTDELKEEFDYVLVDCPAGIEQGFRNAIAGADLAIIITTPEVAAVRDADRVIGLLEAQEIYPPKLVVNRIRPLMVKRGDMMDIEDILDILAIDLLGVVPEDESIIVSTNRGEPAVLQNGSKAGQAFRNVARRLNGENVPCMPLATPAGLLGRLRKLVGFEPGGC
- the minE gene encoding cell division topological specificity factor MinE — translated: MEIFSRLFGHREGQESKSVAKERLRLVLVHDRAKVAPQIMEMLKEDIVQAISRYMDIDEKGMEINIDRGDSQVALSANIPIVRVKRGYLTGEMR
- the minC gene encoding septum site-determining protein MinC; this translates as MKNTSQEAALRRGSMAERITLRSTKAGLLVVLDDEGDFLHIRALLDERLQASGDLFSGLDVTVDLGDRRILPRELKALEDLVSSHGGMRLVRVVHGGQRSRAEEGKGTTLLRSGPVKAFAEDGPSLPGGRDLPTLLVRGTVRSGQEVRNEGNVVIVGDVNPGAEVIATGDIVVLGSLRGVAHAGASGDATSIVAAVSLRPIQLRIAEHVGRPPDGEDLPSGPELARVQDGRIVVENYSGASRGGDGVWGRPW